The Trypanosoma brucei gambiense DAL972 chromosome 10, complete sequence genome has a segment encoding these proteins:
- a CDS encoding protein kinase, putative — MLLDFVLKYVRGTHPADSEDASKEGSPSAASAYGGKDRKHHPPAEGHRSPPDENVSGNEQGRGIMTLLPKVPSAESVRDQPFYSNGSGHGERRELDGHEKESSVDGKHRQHRSHILPSMDMDRAPSQLSASGSRQLEGPHGVNCAQVTEQSLGVHDPNDGVDRCHDRSGTGTAHDNNRLAADQIGCTATVAEKLRAHRSTTPIKIVNAAAQNVEDDIDDDNEVVGNALVKPMTPQSYSSLMFNSDFRKLNYKEDDIKRRIAVGEGRSLLILQNRGVSCDALSAIPALERHVSDARSCPARSVQSSECAGGVLTSSPRREEPQRERNFHSEKRPPTADTDGQTICTCGLTVGSSPTEQFSCPGGAAEDSFNRKTCKIHGPNLGCRAHSSELISEWVSECIPPEPVELINVNAGRPRVNVLKKGVINCCVAVRKSLDDAKMMLNNKYVIYFRWCLGVGSSSKVFLCYNLHEKAFYAMKVYNRGRLRRKGFGANCALNNVRREIDIMKKLRHPNILSLVEVIDDPFSRKIYLVLELAEKGAIMALEGDGTVVPSVSGAALPEEEVARAIRSVVEALIYVHDLGIVHRDVKPQNILLDAEECVKLSDFGVSIMVDGCTSPVPREGTVAFLPPEMLASSEVRVALSEAASHKDTSVGSTNSHQVCSRMNDELPVKTLPEGEREEIGSLQTTDTSARTQNDNASVSVGSECKQVASTGVASLSGSNNPGCEVSPSDCAGLPACDPTGTPVADFFKADVFALGVTTFVLLMGRLPWLARSSRSQMKAINAQPDPFEEPLRKAYGCPSGEGLKGPTLCNRSLHGSEPPESSTIFLEGTTERTASQQMFSSSSCGRFLASNDADTLDHHVSRSSTKPDCTDWCNSGMSRVSREDEVGAQLLASSPTQCTIGGEWKDSKLLQSSEAGGSPRAHEEADGAQRSPYGHTNTSMRVCCGCRSSSNTATVPTTSFGSLSEAGKAPVSRENKPEFSAVSCFSQPNTVGEMTPFRCTHSPSKFPLGRRSTSVFVSNNSSLHSWRIQEGHQPHAGDAVLNEDLEGSLTSDANFPLSAGREFTFPLCQHCATCNNTNNGPYTESGMGDTMSGEQTSGGKMEVPERRGLPETDTHKCISADAIEFVRSCLRINPMERSTMKELYEMPWLQKGR, encoded by the coding sequence ATGTTACTAGATTTCGTCCTGAAGTACGTTAGAGGAACTCATCCAGCGGATTCTGAGGATGCGTCAAAAGAGGGTAGTCCCTCTGCGGCGAGTGCATATGGGGGAAAGGATAGAAAACACCATCCGCCTGCAGAGGGACACCGCTCACCGCCAGATGAAAATGTATCCGGTAATGAACAAGGGAGGGGGATTATGACTCTCTTACCAAAGGTTCCGTCTGCAGAATCAGTGCGCGATCAACCCTTCTACAGTAACGGCAGCGGTCATGGGGAGCGAAGAGAACTTGATGGTCATGAAAAGGAATCATCAGTTGATGGGAAACACCGCCAGCACCGGTCCCACATCCTGCCGTCCATGGATATGGATAGGGCCCCGTCTCAACTTTCAGCGAGTGGTAGCAGACAGCTGGAAGGACCTCACGGGGTTAATTGCGCCCAAGTAACTGAACAGTCGCTAGGAGTACATGATCCTAACGACGGTGTAGACAGATGCCACGATAGGAGTGGGACGGGAACGGCCCACGATAATAACCGATTAGCTGCAGATCAAATCGGCTGTACCGCTACGGTTGCTGAGAAGCTGCGGGCTCATAGGTCAACTACACCCATTAAAATAGTAAATGCAGCTGCGCAGAATGTGGAGGACGATATTGACGATGACAATGAGGTTGTGGGGAACGCCCTAGTCAAACCTATGACCCCCCAAAGCTACTCTTCGCTGATGTTCAATAGCGACTTCAGAAAGCTGAACTATAAGGAAGACGACATCAAGCGCCGTATTGCAGTTGGCGAGGGCCGCTCATTACTTATACTTCAGAACAGGGGTGTTTCGTGTGACGCGTTGTCTGCGATTCCCGCACTAGAAAGGCACGTTAGCGACGCGCGGAGTTGCCCTGCTCGTAGCGTACAGTCCAGCGAGTGTGCTGGTGGTGTTCTAACCTCATCTCCGCGAAGGGAAGAACCGCAACGGGAGAGAAACTTCCACAGCGAAAAGCGCCCCCCAACAGCGGACACGGATGGCCAAACAATATGCACGTGCGGGTTGACAGTGGGCTCATCACCAACAGAACAATTCTCCTGCCCCGGGGGGGCGGCTGAAGATTCTTTTAATCGTAAGACTTGCAAAATTCACGGCCCCAATTTAGGGTGCCGAGCACATTCTTCCGAGCTTATAAGTGAATGGGTTAGCGAGTGTATACCTCCTGAGCCCGTGGAACTCATTAATGTGAACGCGGGACGTCCGCGTGTAAATGTGTTGAAGAAAGGCGTCATCAACTGTTGTGTCGCCGTCAGGAAGTCATTAGATGATGCAAAAATGATGCTTAACAACAAGTATGTCATATACTTTAGGTGGTGCCTTGGCGTGGGGTCTTCCTCTAAagtgtttctttgttataATCTTCATGAGAAAGCGTTCTACGCCATGAAGGTCTACAACCGTGGGAGGCTTAGACGTAAGGGTTTTGGGGCGAACTGCGCCTTGAACAATGTGCGGCGTGAAATTGACATAATGAAGAAGTTAAGGCATCCTAACATACTTTCACTTGTTGAGGTGATCGACGACCCCTTCAGCCGAAAAATTTATTTAGTCCTTGAGCTTGCCGAGAAGGGCGCTATCATGGCATTGGAAGGTGACGGCACTGTCGTGCCAAGTGTTAGTGGGGCTGCTCTGCCAGAAGAAGAAGTCGCACGGGCTATACGTAGCGTCGTGGAAGCGTTAATTTACGTCCATGACCTTGGTATCGTTCACCGTGATGTGAAGCCGCAAAATATTCTTCTGGATGCGGAGGAGTGTGTTAAACTCTCCGATTTTGGGGTCTCAATAATGGTGGATGGGTGTACCTCACCTGTTCCGCGTGAGGGAACAGTGGCGTTTCTACCCCCCGAAATGTTAGCTTCGAGTGAGGTACGGGTTGCCCTCTCTGAAGCGGCATCCCATAAAGACACTAGTGTCGGGAGCACGAACAGCCATCAGGTGTGCTCAAGAATGAATGACGAACTGCCTGTAAAAACACTCCCGGAAGGTGAGAGAGAAGAGATTGGTAGTCTGCAAACGACTGACACGTCTGCGAGGACACAGAATGATAACGCTTCGGTGTCCGTTGGTAGTGAATGTAAACAAGTTGCGAGCACTGGTGTAGCTTCCTTATCGGGGAGCAATAACCCAGGTTGTGAAGTGTCTCCCTCAGACTGCGCAGGATTACCTGCATGTGATCCCACAGGTACTCCCGTGGCTGATTTCTTCAAGGCAGACGTCTTCGCCTTAGGTGTCACTACGTTTGTGCTTCTCATGGGCCGACTGCCATGGTTGGCCCGTAGCTCCCGCTCCCAGATGAAAGCGATCAACGCGCAGCCGGATCCCTTTGAAGAGCCGCTTCGGAAGGCATACGGGTGTCCCAGCGGAGAGGGCCTGAAAGGTCCGACACTCTGCAATCGGTCGCTTCATGGCTCCGAGCCCCCAGAGAGCAGCACAATCTTTTTAGAGGGAACCACGGAACGGACGGCTTCACAACAGATGTTTAGCTCTTCATCATGTGGCCGGTTCTTGGCATCAAATGATGCGGATACACTTGATCATCATGTTAGTCGTAGTTCCACCAAACCCGATTGCACCGACTGGTGTAATAGCGGTATGTCCAGGGTCAGTAGGGAAGATGAAGTCGGTGCACAACTTTTGGCATCGTCCCCGACTCAGTGCACAATTGGTGGAGAGTGGAAAGACAGTAAGTTGCTTCAGTCGAGTGAGGCCGGAGGGTCCCCACGAGCTCACGAAGAGGCTGATGGCGCACAACGCTCTCCGTATGGTCATACTAACACGTCGATGCGTGTTTGTTGTGGTTGCAGAAGTAGTTCCAACACGGCGACCGTGCCTACGACTTCCTTCGGTTCGTTAAGTGAAGCGGGGAAGGCGCCCGTGTCAAGAGAAAACAAGCCCGAATTTTCAGCAGTTTCATGTTTTTCTCAACCAAATACGGTCGGAGAGATGACACCCTTTCGTTGCACCCACTCTCCATCCAAGTTCCCTTTGGGTAGAAGATCAACATCTGTGTTTGTTAGCAATAATTCATCTTTGCACAGCTGGAGGATTCAAGAGGGCCACCAACCACATGCTGGCGATGCGGTGCTCAACGAGGATTTGGAAGGTTCATTGACTAGTGACGCCAACTTCCCTCTGTCAGCGGGGAGGGAGTTTACCTTTCCTCTTTGCCAACACTGTGCTACGTGCAACAACACTAATAACGGCCCTTACACGGAGTCTGGTATGGGAGACACGATGTCAGGAGAACAAACCTCAGGAGGCAAAATGGAGGTGccagaaagaagaggattgCCAGAGACGGATACGCACAAGTGCATCTCCGCTGATGCCATTGAGTTCGTGAGGTCTTGCCTAAGGATTAATCCCATGGAACGTAGCACCATGAAGGAACTGTATGAAATGCCGTGGCTACAAAAGGGACGTTAG